From one Lotus japonicus ecotype B-129 chromosome 3, LjGifu_v1.2 genomic stretch:
- the LOC130742859 gene encoding uncharacterized protein LOC130742859 → MVAGRNDEAIAEALAMMASAIGQGQQANLGNHNQDEFCALGKFQRNNPPTFEGAYDPDKAQAWLKAIEKIFRVMNCTDTQKVQFGTHMLEKEAEDWWDNTVQRFEGDGMEITWDLFKGAFLEKYYPEDVCGKKEIEFLELKQGNGTVAEYATKFEELIKFCPHYNTAEAERSKCNKFVNGLRPEIKKVVGYQQIIRFSDLVNKSRIYDEDSRESAAH, encoded by the coding sequence ATGGTTGCCGGAAGGAATGATGAAGCTATCGCTGAGGCATTGGCAATGATGGCTAGCGCCATTGGGCAAGGTCAGCAAGCGAACCTTGGGAACCATAATCAGGATGAATTTTGTGCTTTGGGAAAGTTTCAGAGGAACAATCCGCCAACCTTTGAAGGAGCATACGACCCTGACAAAGCACAGGCATGGCTGAAAgcaattgagaagatctttcgaGTCATGAATTGTACTGACACGCAGAAGGTGCAGTTTGGCACCCATATGCTTgagaaagaagctgaagattggtGGGACAACACTGTTCAGAGGTTTGAAGGTGATGGGATGGAGATTACTTGGGATCTTTTCAAGGGTGcatttctggagaagtactATCCAGAAGATGTGTGtggaaagaaggaaattgagTTTCTTGAACTGAAGCAGGGTAATGGAACCGTGGCGGagtatgctacaaagtttgaGGAATTGATTAAGTTTTGTCCCCACTACAATACTGCCGAAGCTGAGAGATCTAAGTGTAACAagtttgtgaatggtttgagacCTGAGATCAAGAAGGTTGTGGGATATCAACAGATTATCCGATTTTCTGACCTGGTTAACAAGAGTAGGATATATGATGAGGATAGCAGGGAAAGTGCTGCTCACTAG
- the LOC130744192 gene encoding uncharacterized protein LOC130744192: MRQTISKFQRNNPPTFEGAYDPDKAQAWLKAIEKIFRVMNCTGTQKVQFGTHMLEKEAEDWWDNTVQRFEGDGMEITWDLFKGAFLEKYYPEDVCGKKEIEFLELKQGNGTVAEYATKFEELIKFCPHYNTAEAERSKCNKFVNGLRPEIKKVVGYQQIIRFSDLVNRSRIYDEDSRESAAH, translated from the coding sequence ATGAGACAGACAATATCAAAATTTCAGAGGAACAATCCGCCAACCTTTGAAGGAGCATACGACCCTGACAAAGCACAGGCATGGCTGAAAgcaattgagaagatctttcgaGTCATGAATTGTACTGGCACGCAGAAGGTGCAGTTTGGCACCCATATGCTTgagaaagaagctgaagattggtGGGACAACACTGTTCAGAGGTTTGAAGGTGATGGGATGGAGATTACTTGGGATCTTTTCAAGGGTGcatttctggagaagtactATCCAGAAGATGTGTGtggaaagaaggaaattgagTTTCTTGAACTGAAGCAGGGTAATGGAACCGTGGCGGagtatgctacaaagtttgaGGAATTGATTAAGTTTTGTCCCCACTACAATACTGCCGAAGCTGAGAGATCTAAGTGTAACAagtttgtgaatggtttgagacCTGAGATCAAGAAGGTTGTGGGATATCAACAGATTATCCGATTTTCTGACCTGGTTAACAGGAGTAGGATATATGATGAGGATAGCAGGGAAAGTGCTGCTCACTAG
- the LOC130744191 gene encoding F-box/LRR-repeat protein At4g14096-like translates to MSSLKTLTVYYDLFGPDAMLTCTIKIDAVNLVTFSITSYLTVQFVLVNLDSLVDAHVDFVSFDPFLQQIAGPCTINLLRGFGNMKTLRLSNDTVECLSYAKTTLHLLPMFNNLTYLDVDLGATESTHEALMDILQKMPKLETLYIPTGFHPDVCMNGKGWILNSVPCCFKSCLKLFCISDFDGGVAEMELLKFVLKNATVLGEIQLFYTDAHLIVKLEVWLNLLASETTENLNSHSA, encoded by the exons ATGTCCTCATTGAAGACATTAACTGTCTATTATGACCTTTTTGGTCCGGATGCTATGCTCACTTGTACAATCAAGATTGATGCTGTGAATCTTGTAACTTTCAGTATCACAAGCTATCTAACAGTACAGTTTGTCCTAGTGAACCTGGACTCCCTAGTTGATGCGCATGTTGATTTTGTGAGTTTTGATCCGTTTTTGCAACAAATTGCTGGTCCCTGTACAATTAATCTATTGAGAGGATTTGGTAACATGAAGACTCTCAGACTATCAAATGATACAGTTGAG TGTCTTTCCTATGCAAAAACTACACTCCATCTCCTTCCTATGTTCAACAATTTGACATATCTTGATGTCGATTTGGGAGCTACTGAGTCCACTCATGAAGCCTTGATGGACATTCTCCAAAAGATGCCTAAACTGGAAACACTTTATATTCCTACG GGGTTTCACCCAGATGTCTGCATGAATGGCAAAGGTTGGATATTGAATTCAGTGCCTTGCTGTTTCAAATCTTGTCTCAAGTTATTTTGCATTTCAGATTTTGATGGAGGTGTAGCTGAAATGGAGTTGCTGAAGTTTGTGCTGAAAAATGCCACAGTTTTAGGGGAGATCCAGTTATTCT ATACAGATGCTCATCTTATTGTAAAACTTGAAGTGTGGTTGAATCTATTAGCTTCAGAGACAACAGAGAATCTGAATTCTCATTCTGCATGA